A region from the Pelobates fuscus isolate aPelFus1 chromosome 3, aPelFus1.pri, whole genome shotgun sequence genome encodes:
- the DUS4L gene encoding tRNA-dihydrouridine(20a/20b) synthase [NAD(P)+]-like, producing the protein MNHDQTDQIQCLPRNPSDLFYSKHPVKICAPMVRYSKLPFRTLVRKYDCDLCYTPMIIAADFVKSAKARNSEFTTNQGDKPLVVQFAAKESQVLADAARYVSPFAGGIDVNCGCPQRWAMSEGYGACLINKPELVSDMVKTVHNQVENPSFSVSIKIRIHSDISRTVDLCRKAEAAGVSWITVHGRLTEERHQPVHYDSIKIIKESVSIPVVANGDIKNLKEVSQIHKITGADGVMAARGLLANPAMFAGYEETPLSCIQDWIDISLEHGTPFACFHHHLIYMLERITSKQEKRVFNVLSSTSAVLNYLKDNYGV; encoded by the exons ATGAATCATGACCAAACAGATCAAATCCAATGTCTGCCTCGAAACCCATCAGATTTGTTTTACTCTAAGCATCCAGTTAAAATATGTGCTCCCATGGTTCGATACTCAAA ATTGCCATTCCGGACGCTTGTGAGAAAGTATGACTGTGATTTATGTTACACTCCAATGATCATTGCAGCTGATTTTGTGAAATCAGCAAAGGCTAGAAACAGCGAGTTTACAACAAATCAAg GAGATAAGCCCCTTGTTGTTCAGTTTGCAGCAAAGGAGTCCCAGGTTTTAGCTGATGCAGCACGCTATGTCAGTCCCTTTGCTGGTGGAATAGATGTCAACTGTGGGTGTCCTCAAAG GTGGGCAATGTCTGAAGGTTATGGAgcctgtttaataaataaacctgaaTTAGTTAGTGATATGGTGAAAACCGTACACAATCAAGTTGAGAATCCAAGCTTTTCTGTTTCCATTAAAATAAG GATTCACAGTGACATCAGCAGAACAGTTGACCTATGTCGGAAGGCTGAGGCTGCCGGTGTGTCCTGGATTACAGTTCATGGAAGACTTACTGAAGAAAGGCATCAGCCTGTGCACTATGATTCTATCAAAATTATAAAAGAAAGTGTGTCTATACCTGTCGTAGCCAATGGAGATATCAAGAACTTAAAAGAAGTTTCACAAATTCACAAGATTACAGGGGCTGATG GTGTCATGGCTGCCAGGGGACTCCTTGCTAACCCAGCTATGTTTGCGGGATATGAAGAGACTCCACTGAGCTGTATTCAGGATTGGATTGATATTTCATTGGAACATGGAACTCCCTTTGCGTGTTTCCATCATCACTTGATCTACATGTTGGAGAGAATTACATCAAAACAAGAGAAgagagtttttaatgttttatctaGTACATCTGCAGTTCTAAATTATTTGAAAGATAACTATGGGGTGTGA